From a region of the Roseibium alexandrii DFL-11 genome:
- a CDS encoding DUF6447 family protein yields MTEQPNGKVTIDGREYAVSDLSQDALNQLSSMTVVDRKIGELQQQIAIYQTARNAYAQALAAALPKD; encoded by the coding sequence ATGACCGAACAACCGAACGGAAAAGTCACCATTGACGGCCGGGAATATGCCGTGTCCGACCTCTCCCAGGACGCGCTGAACCAGCTGTCGTCCATGACGGTTGTGGACCGTAAGATTGGTGAGCTGCAGCAGCAGATCGCGATTTACCAGACCGCGCGCAACGCCTACGCCCAGGCCCTCGCCGCGGCCCTGCCGAAAGACTGA